The nucleotide sequence TGTCAAATTGTCAAACATGACTGTATTTTCTGTTGCTGAATTTGTACTTATACatgttaaaaaaagaaatggtCAACAAATATGAGATTTGCTTTAAATTATCAACCTTTTCCTTATCTCACACCGTGGACAAAAGGACAAGAATAACGTACTCCACTCTGTTCTTTCACACTAACATAATTTTATCCGTTGCAATGAACCATCCTCACCATCCGTTTGTTTTGTCTCTACACGCATCTTTGTCTTGGCAGTTAGCCCCAAGGAGGGAAAAGGAGGGATTGTCAGGTTATCACCCTCCACCGACACTACCCTCATATGAATTGCCACCCTTTCATGGTGCAATTAATTTCATACGAACTGTAATTGTATTGTCTTTGAAACAATTAAGAACATATTAGATCTTTCAATTAGAAATTTGGAATTAACATAAGGTATGGAGGAGGGCCTAGTGAATTTAAAGTTTTGATATGAATTAAATAATGCAGGGGCATCCGCAATGCCACTGAAAGGAGGAAGCTAGGCTATTTCTCTTGCGGAACTGGGAATCCAATTGATGATTGCTGGCGCTGTGACCCCAACTGGCAGCGCAACCGCAAGCGCCTTGCGGACTGTGGCATTGGCTTTGGTAGGAATGCCATTGGTGGCCGTGATGGCCGCTTCTATGTTGTTACTGATCCCAGTGATAATGACGCTGTCAACCCAAGGCCCGGAACTCTGCGCCATGCTGTGATCCAGGACGAGCCCCTCTGGATTGTGTTCAAGAGGGACATGGTCATACAATTGAAGCAGGAACTCATCGTCAACAGCTTTAAAACCATTGATGGACGTGGATCCCATGTCCACATTGCTAATGGAGGGTGCATCACCATCCAGTATGTTACAAATGTTATCATCCACGGTCTCCACATTCATGACTGCAAGCCTACTGGCAATGCCATGGTCAGGAGCTCTCCAAGTCACTTTGGGTGGAGGACAATGGCTGATGGTGATGCCGTCTCCATCTTTGGATCAAGCCACATCTGGGTTGACCACAATTCACTTTCCCACTGCGCTGATGGCCTTGTTGATGCTGTCATGGGTTCAACTGCCATTACTATCTCCAACAACCACATGACCCATCATAATGAGGTATGTCTGCTTAGTTTCTTAGAGTAAGTCACCTATCTAGTTTGTTTGTTTAAACAAAAGGGTAACTTATGATCTTTTGTGCAATTAAATGCAGGTGATGCTATTGGGTCACAGTGATTCTTATACAAGAGACAAGGCAATGCAAGTGACAATTGCATATAACCATTTTGGACAAGGACTTATCCAGAGAATGCCAAGgtaaaaaataattcaattcaATCTTTTCCAATTCCCCTGACATTTGTTACTTCTTCTACGGCCATTTCATCAAAAACCCTTTTGCATGCCTGCTTATTTGTATGATAttgatataattaattaatgacaaGATATCCTCTGTTCTCCAAAAAATTTGAACTACGAAAAATGCAGGTGCAGGCATGGATACTTCCATGTGGTGAACAATGACTATACTCACTGGGAAATGTATGCAATTGGTGGAAGTGCAAACCCAACCATCAATAGCCAAGGCAACAGATACAATGCTCCATTCAACTCCTTCGCAAAGGAGGTATTACATCATATATAATTGTTTCCTCCCCAGCTGTCCGTGTTAACCTTTTATGTTCATAGTTAAAATATTCATCCCAAAACAGCAGAGTATTAATAATATTGCTTGGATAGGTGACAAAGAGAGTTGATACTGATACAAACCAATGGAAGGGCTGGAATTGGAGATCAGAGGGAGACCTGTTGCTGAATGGTGCATACTTCACCCCATCTGGAGCTGGAGCGTCAGCTAGCTATGCTCGAGCTTCAAGCTTGGGTGCCAAGTCTTCTTCCATGGTTGGCTCCATGACATCCAATGCCGGTGCCCTTGGCTGCCGCAGAGGCCGTACCTGCTAGTAACACAGTCAATTAAGGTGGCCAAAAAACGTCAGGCCATTTTcaacaattgtttttttttttttttttttggttttgtttcaatttttactATTATATAGAATGCCCAATATTCATATTCCAGCCTTTTTACCTCCCCTAAAACCACCAATGATCATCTTCTCATTATCTGATATATTGGCAAGTGTACATTTTTTGCACAAGTCATTATATTGTCAGTCACACTCATACCCCAGTTCCCTGTTTGTGAATCTGTCATTTTGCTCAACCTCGGCCTGCTTCAAGTAAGAATGAAAAACCATTGTCATTGTTGTGGGCATGCAGGTGCAGAAGCGTTGTTCAGTTGTCTCATTCTTCATATTTCGCCCTTATCAACTTCATCCCATATCATCTACCCACCCCACCATTTGTGAGTCCATTTGTCTGCTGGTGCCAATCTTGGTTTCTCTACACCGTCATGTCTTTAGGTTTATAGGATTTGAAAGATAtttgtgattttctttttttccttttttggtttgtttttgtgTAGTCATACAAGCAAATAGTATGAATGTCAAACCCGGATCATGGAGGAAAACTTTGTTACAGATGATGCGTTGCATAGAAATATCAGTGATGTTCTTTACCcttttttgctttttatttGTGCAATACCGATGTGTAAAttcacattgtttttttttatatggccCCCCCTCCCTCTTATGTTCCTTTCTGTGGGGGCAGATATGATTCTTTCATGTGCGCCCCGGCTGCATCCACCCACATGACATGATACAATTTATTAACCAACAATTAACATCATTATATTCTAACTTTCCAGCTTTACCAAACTTATCATTCTATAGGATTAATCACCTTCTTCCAAAGGCACCATCATATCATTAGTCACTACCGacttagtttttgtttttttttaactacCACCAGTTTATTTCTACTATAATTATGCATGAAATCTCCATAAATCTAAATGCTTTACATATAGAATGAAAAAGTGCAACCCTTAACAGTATGTTTTTGGGTGAAAATAAAAGTGAATTAATGAATATCATGCTGGGCCTCTCCTGAAATGTGTATTGATTGAAGGAGAGGCAATAGAATAGCATGAGCTAATGAGTGTGAATAGCACACAGAGAATGATGAATGAATTCACAGGAGCTTGCATGTGAGGTATTGGACGAAGGAGAGACAAAAGAATAATAGCATGAGTTAATGAGTGTGAATAGTATAGAGAATGATGAATGAATTCACACGAGCTTGCATGTGAAATGGTGGGGGGGTCCATTCATTCTTCACACCTAACTTTGCACATGGTATTCCCATATGCGTGTCATAGTCATAGTCATGTTCGATCTGAATAATATaagcatttttcttcttctcctaacCACTCTATTATTTGTTCTCCACAGTCTCCTCCACTCGTTGAATTATCGAGTTTGAAGTACATATGACACAGAAATATAGCACATTAGGTGTTTGCGGATAGAAATACCCAACGCATGCATGTTCAGCATAAACTTGTATTGAACAACTAAACACTTCTTTAAGCTTTATTTCGTGACCAACCACGTATTCCTTCTTGTTCGTTGAATTGTAGAGGTAAGAATGAGATGATAGCAAACCAGCCACCGACAGATTTCAATTTCAATCCAAGTAGCTATGCCAATGTATCTACAATGCTTACGCAAGGAGAGATTCTTCTGTTCCATTATTCCATATGAGGAGAGAGTACCTCAACTTGGATTGGGTTGGGGAACTCCTGAATCCTGATCCCAATAGTCTTATAGATACCACATCGTACAATGAAGGGAAGAAATCCCAAGAAACTACCAAAGAAGAATCACACTCATATCTCAATATCCATTAAATTTATTGCTTAACGAACCTTAATTTaaaccttcaaaaaaaaaaagagtaaaaataaaacaagtatTGTAGTTAGAATCAACAAAATAGGAAAACCCTTTGATTGAAGATGCTTTTGTTATAGAACATATATAGTCAAAACGGAGAAGAAACTCGCACTGAGTGGACCAGATCTACCCAAAGTGGAGTCCATGTTTGCATGGCACAAAGGAGGTCCGGTGCAAAGTGGCTATGGGTGCCCATGTTGGTGcaccaaaatatttttggtGCAAGAAAGAGTAATAGAAACAAAGCCCCAATTAATTTGTGGAGGTTTAATTGAATTACTGGGTTGGTTGAGtgtttttaatgttattttttattttacaaataATGTATAAGatgttgaaataatgtaataagaatctcaaacaatgtaataaaggtatgcgtgtttaataaaaaataatgtaataaaagtgaaacaatgtaataaatgtaTCTATTggtataaaaaaataatgtaataagagtatgaaataatgtaataaatgtatgtgttgataaaaaaaagtaatgtaataagagtcataaataatgtaataagagttaggaacaatgtaataaaggtcTGTGTTGATCAAACATAATgtgataaaataatgaaatttctcatgctatataaataatttcaatggttttaaaataaacaatgagATTTTTTATGGTATacaaataattacattatttttgaaaaataatttaatttaattaagaatatagaaaaaaatgatttaaaaatACTTCTTTGAAAAACGTGAATTTATCTAAATTTCACATTATAAGACCTAATTTGAAGAACAAGGGatttccattatttttgtaGTAATATagatttttattacattgttttcattgTTTCAGATCTTATTACACTGTTTAAGAAAATAGTGTAATTAAGAACGATTAGGTAAAACATATCAataatggatcttgttggaaagatttttatatgttgattccgaatatgtaattttttttgaaatctaacttgtattttgagagataaaatgtTGTAAAATTTCAATTAATAAAAGAGAAGTAAAACAAAGTGATGTCATGTGAGAGAAAAGTGAACATTGATTTGAATAAGTAGGGGtatttttgtaacaaaaaataacaCATGTCGCAACCTTACATGTCATAGtcacatgtggcatgccacatagattatgtatgaTTATGGATGTTTACTTTATGTACAATAAGTGCTACCGTAAAAATTATATGACCCCTAAACATCAAAAGGTCAACTAGATGAGGTTTAAAAATTGGGGCAAAAAATTGGGGGAAAATTTTGTTTCCTAATGGAATACAAAAGTGCTAAAGAGTCCAATCCTTAAGTAGCCCAATACCAtcctaaatctatgtggcatggtGAATCACTATTATATAtgacattaattttaaaaagacactcccctctctcctaaaccctacaaattattattttgttatcTCATATTTacccttcctctctctctctctctctccccctctctcgtGCTTCACCACTGTTGGAACCCAAGGTCGATCGTTCGGCCATCGATCAGGACCGTTGACCAACCAAACTAAAAGCCTTCGTTTGCTGCAACGACCAACCGAAACTTTTGGAGCCTTATTCGACCACCGTAGTGTCCACTATCGTACATGACTTTTGTTACCCGAATGTGACATAGTTTTGGACCTGTTAACTtgatatatttcttcttttgttttattgtattttattttaaaacaatgatGGCACCATTTTTTGGTACATGCCTTCATGTTCTGGATGTATTTAGGAATTTTTTTTGCTTCTAAGTCATTATTATTCATTAATATAGTCTATATCgttattccattattttcaaaaataatgaactTTCTTCATGAATGCATAAAACACTCTAGTTCATAGTTGAAACctcaattacattgttttaactAACAACAAATATGTTATAATATCTCATTTCAATGAAATTAGATCTCAAAGGGTCAATTCCAAAGTCTATACTATTATTCCATCATTTTCAAAAGTAATGAAATTTGTTCATGAATGTATAAAAACACTATGATTCAGAATAAAACctcaatttcattgttttatttcaaaatctattatttTGTTAAAATCACAATacagaattcattattttttgaaagcaAAGTTCAGAATCCATTATTTTGAGTtcagaatccattgtttttgaaagtatagtgcagaatccattgtttttttgaaagcacAGTTCTGATCTATTTTTTTAAGGCACAATACAtaatccatttttttaaaactacaatatataatccattatttttagttcaaaatccattatttttgaaattttattgttttaaaaaacaatagaattaagaaCGATTAAGTAAAAACTATcgataatggatcttgttggaaagagttttatgtattgattttgaatatgtatttttttttctaaatctaatatgaattttcagagttaaaacatttttgaaatttcatttaagaaaaggaaaagttaAAAAACAGTGATGTCACCATAAGAATTGAACCTGTAGTTTTAAAGAAATGAGGTATTTTTGCcacaaaaaaatcatattttaaatttatcttgTCACATGCTGAATCAACATTGCCACAAAAACTTGGGATGGGTTGAGATTTTTAAAGTTGGACTACCTAAAACTACTGAATTGAATAtcctttcaagaaaaaaaaccaatatACATTTTTTGATCCATTATTtagatatcttttttttttcttaatggtAAGATTGATCCAGAtactttagaaaaaaaaacttagaaaGTTTGTAAGATctaatttgataattttgacATTTATACAGTGTTATCAGAATCGGCCTCACGCATCAATCAAATCGGTTCAACTGGTGTTTTCTCATAAATTTTGATTGATTCTGTTTTGTGAACCGTACAAGTAAACCCTCGATTAATTCATGACTCCGGAACCTGCACGGTTAGcgggttgaaagttgaaacatagaaaacattaaaaaaatccgATCCATCAAGCAGTTGAAGGTGGAAAACGATTCACCGAGTGTGGAAAAACCCACAAATCAAATCGAAATGATGAATGTAGGACAAAACTCAAAAGCCAAATACAACAGCTAGATTTAATCACACAGGATTATATCAGTGATTGGACGCCACAAGGTGCTGGAGGATACGACGATGACAAAGGATTAGTAATTGAGTTGTAGAGATTGATGAAGGAATCATGACCTGATTTTCTGTTGGGGATGATATTTGTAATACCTCGTACTTTTAGAGTCTTTATACGAATGACACGTGTTGAGTACGTATTCATTTGAACGGGATAGACAAGTGTGAATAGTCAAATAAATGgtttaaaaatattagaatttaatattttgtGATTTGGGGTAGATTATAGGGGTTTGAGACTCATTTTGGAGTATTAAAATTTCTTAGAAATAAATACGGATCGAATATGAGAGGCGTTGGTAGAAAAAGAGGTGAAAAGGGACTGTAGTGTCCaattccgattgatcggaattCGTTACTGTGAAAAAAATCTACACCCGTGAACCTTgttaaaacacccatttcgtgATTCTTCTTCAAACCATCCGACCTAAACAACCCCCaaactccattttctctcaaaatccctCACCTCCATCACccaagatcatcaatcaaggtaagattctTCTCACTTAAGTTGTTTCCAAGTTGGATTATgcattctctctctagattacatattcttcaacttctctctttgttctaattttcaaggtttgaacccaaactcgaaTCCATGAGTTCTTGCATCATTGGAGacctaaaggaagcttaaatcccttccttttacttgtttctataCTCTTGGTAAGTCTATTTTACCTAAAAGCTTGTATTTGGGTATTTAGGTGATTTGAGATGTTAGGGTTCATGGGCATTTCGGGATTTTTAgtttgaataaattattttggGTTGCTAATGACAAATTGTGTTGTTTATGGGTAATTGGCTGAATAGATAGTACTCGAAAAAGCATTTGGTGCGCACGTGGGTCGATTTGGTGAAGTTTGGTAAAACGCTAAGGAAGAGAGGTAGGGGATTTCTTATCTTTGGGCTCCTAAGCTTCAATATTGTTATTGTTGCTTATTCTTGAGGTGATAATCCTTGTGTAAACCACTCTTTGTAATTCCATGAATAAATGGTTTGTATATTGTTATTTCGGCTTGGTGTTTTAAATGGCCATGGTATATTGTTCATGAACTTCTAATTTATTTAATTCCTAGTCCTTGGGGTATTTTGATGATTGATATTTTTGGACTCTTCCTATTGATTAAATTCATATTCTTTGGTGTATTAGGGATTGATGAACTTTTTATCTTCCTTTGATTAGGTTGCCAGAGTTGTTTGCGAAATCTTGATAATTCTTGGACTCATTCTTCTAATTTTTGTCTATGGTGTCTTCCTTGGAGTTTGTCGAGCTCCCGATTGATGAACATTCTTGATTTCTCCTATAGAAGAGGGTGGTACATGTATGCATGGTTGGATATGATACATGGATTTTAAATCCCTACATTCAatgaaattatattatatatatatgtgtgtgtgtttaaatGCATgtctaaatattatatataggtCAATATTTAAGACTCGGTTCTCCTGGGCTCAATGGGGAATAAGACCTAGATGGGCCTCGAAAGACAGAGTTATGTGGACCTGTGAGTCCCAATGTGACTGGGCTAAAGTTTAACTATCTATAATATTTACACTTGGTTTTGTTAAAGTTCCATGTCTTTGGAAAATGGGTGGATAAGGGGATATTGATATGGAAATATTTAAGCTTTTGAAAATACAGCATGCATCATGAGTTTTGATGAGACTTTTACATTGGAATCGCGGATTGGATAAATAATTGACACAATTGGCATCCTAGACCGGACTGAGCAAAGCTCTTGGTCAGGAACCAAAGTCGTGAGGGTCTAGGATTGAGCAAAGCTCTCAGCCCAAGATTCTTTAGTCGGAAGTAGGCTATTGGAATGGTATACTCCAATACCTAAGGTAAGGCTCAGGATGTCCTGCCAAGTGTACTTAAAACCTAGTTAAGCAATAACTGGTGATCGGTTTCCGGTGAAAGGCCGATAAATGATCATGGCAAGGTTAAAGAACGGTTGATTGTTTgaggttattattattattatatcctCGGTGACTGGTGATGtttgaaatataatattttacttAATAATTACCTGGGATTTGAGCATACGTTGATAAAATATATATCATTAATTGCATGAGCATGATTGATGGATTGACATATCCGATTTATTTCTGTTGTCTTCAAATTCTACTTTTTATTCCTTTTCGACACAGGTCATTAGCTTTCTATAGTCTACAAGGCATTTGACTCACCCTATTCTCTTTCCTTGTTCCTTGTCTACCTTTGTTTTCAGGTGAGCATGTTGAGGAGCAGCTGTGGGGCATGTGATGTGGGCGTAGTCCATTTATTCTACTTGCATTTTGAAATTCTAGTAGAACTACTTGTTTACTATGATATTGGTTAATTACGCTCTTAACATATCAGGATTATTGCCATGTTGGCATGGTATTCTTGGATAGTTTTTTGAattatattttatgttatttaGGTGTTTAGACACCGGATGATACATTCCTATATTTAGATGTCCGGATACGTGCGGTGCATGGATTAGACAAATTGCATGGTTTGTGTCTTTAAtaattatgcttttgagaaattttttggGTCACGTTTGGCAATTTTCATGTTAGGGATGGGTTTGACATGTTGGTGCCATTTCTATGCAATGTTGCGTCACATCTGTCTATTGATCCTAGTGCATTTTTGTCATTTCCTCGCGTCCCCTTTTCCCGTGGAAATCGGGGCGTGACAATATTGGTGGAAAATGGATTTAGTAGAGATGAAGATTCGAGGCATGTTACAATGTCGCTCTCCTTAAGGGTAAATTAGCCCCACCAATTCAACAGTACAACGGGTTTCCGCCAAATTTCCTTTATGATACAACAAATCTTCCTTTCACTTGCGCTTGTACTATCGAAAGtgaaaccttaaaagcttggaAGAACAAGAATGCGAATCGAAATTTTGATGCTTGTACGGAGCATCAAAATTTCGTGATGCCTTTAGAGAAAAGTGTAGAGAAAGAGAGTGAAAGCTTGAGATATCAAGTTATGTATCCTGGTTGTCAAACTCATGTGCTATATATAGCTAATGATGCACCCTTTCAAATGAGACACAACCCATTGCAAATATAAGTCATATCCATTTGGAAGAGTCACAACCCATACCTCTTTGGATGAGACATGACTAATCATGATGAAGAGTCATGCTCATTCGGATGGGTCATAACTCATTGCATCTTACAACTTTCTCTACACTTTTCTTCcttcattcaaaacaaaaaaccctTTTAAAAACTCTTCCTATTTGAAAATATTCAACATTCCCCcaccattttcaaaataataaaatagtaaaataatattttttgaaattaagaCATCTTCACTTTCTTGAAACCTTCACTTAGTTGAATTCAATCAAAGTTAACTAGAGATATATATAGTGGACACTGCCTGGAACTAGTAACTCATTTTGATAACTAGACCGAATCTACACAAACTTCTTCAAATCTTCCAAACTTTTCAATCTACTACCAGACACCATTATGGCCATGTGTCTTGTATTCTTTCATGAATGCTTAGAATCAATGTCTTTAAATTCTTAGAAGTGGCCTCACTCCTGTATTCATATAGGTGAATTAAATAGTATCCCCATTTTAAGATACTTGACAAGTAGTCCATGAATTCATTAAGAGCTTAAGCTCacccttccttttcttttacagGTACCAAACACCTTAACCTTGGGATATTAATATGATTGGTGTTTGCCTTCATACCATACTTATGATGTACTTGTTCTCATTGAAACTCATAGAAATGAAGTTTTCATGAATTGAGTTGAGGTTCCATCATTGATGAATCTTAGACATTGACTTTAAACCCATCCCTTCAGAAGTCTTGTAGACTAATTCTCTTGAGAGACCTTTTGTAAAGGGATCAGCCAAATTTTGGCAAGACCTTACAAAATCCACAGTGATAACTCCATCTAGTATCAACTGTCGCTCATAACTGTGTCTTAAACCAATATGTCTTGATTTTCCGTTATAAGAATTTTCTATACGCCCTAGCCAAAGTTGCATGGCTATCACAGTGTATAGATATAGGAGACATAGGCTTAGGCCATAACAGAACCTCTAATAATAGAGACCTAAGCCATTCCACTTCTTTTCCCATTGCATCCAATGCCACAAACTTCGAAGCCATTGTGGAATCTGttatatatgtttgtttctTACATCCCCAAGAAATAGCTCCCCCATCAAGTGTGAACTAGTATATAGCGAGGGTAGAGATGTAATTGGCCTTGTCATGGGTACTTATGTGTTCATGTGTTTTTTGAGTAGACCTAGATATCCAAAA is from Tripterygium wilfordii isolate XIE 37 chromosome 14, ASM1340144v1, whole genome shotgun sequence and encodes:
- the LOC120014390 gene encoding probable pectate lyase 1, with product MAYRLYCFDCRPSLLLYKGRFRCSSPLTPTLLCFPSSPYICRKQRGSGERNRETAMAELKRLSCVSLAVLVVMFVGAMTVVFKDEISAARDVVTEHLQSSNNSTMSARLEDVDEVPNKHAVAYAEEVVAMVEMGIRNATERRKLGYFSCGTGNPIDDCWRCDPNWQRNRKRLADCGIGFGRNAIGGRDGRFYVVTDPSDNDAVNPRPGTLRHAVIQDEPLWIVFKRDMVIQLKQELIVNSFKTIDGRGSHVHIANGGCITIQYVTNVIIHGLHIHDCKPTGNAMVRSSPSHFGWRTMADGDAVSIFGSSHIWVDHNSLSHCADGLVDAVMGSTAITISNNHMTHHNEVMLLGHSDSYTRDKAMQVTIAYNHFGQGLIQRMPRCRHGYFHVVNNDYTHWEMYAIGGSANPTINSQGNRYNAPFNSFAKEVTKRVDTDTNQWKGWNWRSEGDLLLNGAYFTPSGAGASASYARASSLGAKSSSMVGSMTSNAGALGCRRGRTC